One window of the Triticum dicoccoides isolate Atlit2015 ecotype Zavitan chromosome 3B, WEW_v2.0, whole genome shotgun sequence genome contains the following:
- the LOC119282259 gene encoding transcription factor MYB1-like — translation MGRKPCCAKEGLNRGAWTAMEDEILVSYINDHGEGKWGSLPKRAGLNRCGKSCRLRWLNYLRPGIKRGNISDDEEELIVRLHRLLGNRWSLIAGRLPGRTDNEIKNYWNTTLSKRNLQSHGAGCSNHPQAKPPPQAGGEAHALPEGTSSSPIRTKALRCTTTVLAAAEGVHEQGRAAPEHVEEEDQLGDCLSIGSIDLDLEGIELGFMMSPWSGDGGGVGGQHFGAPGTEGMGNDLEELLGLGVAGEDGDGDGHGGLGDLELAWL, via the exons ATGGGGAGGAAGCCATGCTGCGCCAAGGAGGGCCTGAACAGAGGGGCATGGACGGCAATGGAGGACGAGATCCTGGTCTCCTACATCAACGATCACGGCGAGGGCAAGTGGGGAAGCCTTCCCAAACGAGCTG GGCTGAATCGGTGCGGAAAGAGCTGCCGGCTGCGGTGGCTCAACTACCTCCGGCCGGGGATCAAGAGAGGCAACATCTCCGACGACGAAGAGGAGCTCATCGTCAGGCTCCACAGGCTCCTAGGCAACAG GTGGTCGCTGATCGCGGGGCGGCTGCCGGGGCGAACAGACAATGAGATCAAGAACTACTGGAACACCACGCTGAGCAAGAGGAACCTGCAGTCTCACGGCGCCGGCTGCTCCAACCACCCGCAGGCCAAGCCGCCGCCGCAGGCCGGCGGCGAGGCGCACGCCCTGCCCGAGGGCACGAGCAGCAGCCCGATACGGACCAAGGCGCTGCGGTGCACCACCACGGTGCTGGCGGCAGCAGAGGGGGTTCACGAGCAGGGCCGTGCGGCGCCGGAGCACGTCGAGGAGGAGGATCAGCTGGGTGACTGCCTGTCCATCGGCTCGATCGACCTCGATCTGGAGGGCATCGAGCTGGGCTTCATGATGAGCCCGtggagcggcgacggcggcggcgtgggtggTCAGCATTTCGGTGCTCCCGGGACTGAGGGCATGGGCAATGATCTGGAGGAGCTGCTCGGGCTGGGCGTGGCCGGagaagacggcgacggcgacggccatggtggactCGGTGACCTGGAGTTGGCGTGGCTTTGA
- the LOC119278485 gene encoding transcription initiation factor TFIID subunit 9-like — MDGGGGGGGVRPALQPAAAGGGASGGPDEPRDARVVRELLRSMGLGEGEYEPRVVHQFLDLAYRYAGDVLGDAQVYADHAGKPQLDADDVRLAIQAKVNFSFSQPPPREVLLELARSRNKIPLPKSIAPPGSIPLPPEQDTLLSQNYQLLPALKPPTQTEEAEDEEEGANADGASPNPNSSQDQRGNEQQQQQPQSQSQGQRVSFQLNAVAAAAAKRPRMTIDQLNMG; from the exons atggacggcggcggcggcggcggcggcgtgcggccaGCGCTCCAGCCCGCGGCGGCCGGAGGAGGGGCGTCGGGCGGCCCGGACGAGCCCCGCGACGCGCGCGTGGTGCGGGAGCTCCTCCGCTCCATGGGGCTCGGCGAGGGCGAGTACGAGCCGCGCGTCGTCCACCAGTTCCTCGACCTCGCCTACCGCTACGCCGGGGACGTGCTCGGCGACGCCCAGGTCTACGCCGACCACGCCGGCAAGCCCCAGCTCGAcgccgacgacgtccgcctcgccaTCCAGGCCAAGGTCAACTTCTCCTTCTCCCAGCCGCCGCCCCGCGAG GTGCTACTCGAGCTGGCACGCAGCCGGAACAAAATCCCGCTGCCCAAGTCCATTGCTCCACCCGGCTCGATTCCTCTGCCACCTGAACAGGACACCTTGCTGAGCCAGAACTACCAGCTCCTACCTGCATTGAAGCCGCCAACTCAGACCGAGGAAGCAGAAGATGAGGAAGAGGGCGCCAACGCAGACGGTGCCAGCCCTAACCCAAACTCCTCGCAGGATCAGAGGGGcaacgagcagcagcagcagcagcctcagAGCCAGAGCCAGGGCCAGAGGGTTTCTTTCCAGCTCAACGCCGTGGCCGCCGCAGCTGCAAAGCGTCCCCGAATGACGATTGATCAGCTGAACATGGGCTGA